In the Archocentrus centrarchus isolate MPI-CPG fArcCen1 chromosome 11, fArcCen1, whole genome shotgun sequence genome, CATCGTAAAGGAACCAAAGCCCAACAATAAAGCCAACCTCCAATAGGACTTTTAATATGATGCTGAATGCATATGCTCCCAGCAGCCTGCCTTTCAGTTTGGGAGCCTCAGAAGACTTATCCGGTTTTCTGCCTTTCCCAccactcttttctttctctttctcttcattttttgtGCTCCCATCATTATTGCCCCTTTCTGTCTGAACATCCCCTTTCTTTCTTCCGCCAGCATCACCTTCTTCGGCCTGCTTCTCatcctcttttctcctctccttcccaGCCCTTACAGCCACATATCCAAAGAAGAAGATGGTCGGCGTGGAGACAAAGATGACTTGGAGGACAAAGTAGCGGAAGTGGGATATGGGGAAGGCGTTGTCATAGCAGACAGCAGTGCAGCCGGGCTGTAGGGTGTTGCAGACAAAGTCTGCTTGTTCGTCATCCCAGGCAGATTCAGCAGCAGTCCCCAGCACCAGCATGCGAAACAGAAAGAGTACGGTAAGCCAGACCCGACCAATAGCTGTTGAATACTCCTGGCCCTCTTCCAGCAGGTGCTCCAGGAAGGACCAGTCAGCTCTGGACATCCTCTGCTCCTAAGAGGGACATATGGTTATTAGTTATCAAAGTTATTATAGTTAGATACAAAAGGTGCATAAAGGTTTGGTAAGATTTTGTAGCACTTAACTATTAAActattacaatttttttttttacaattttatgaATCATATTACACCTGTTTTTCAAACTAGGATTTGAAAGAATTTCCCAGCTCACCGAAGAATCTCTTCTTAAACTCAAATCTCAAGTGAAAACTTTTCTCTCAGGTAGCTTGGACCCCATTAAACCTGTCtacatgtctgttttttttaatatgggaCATATAGCCACATTTTCTTTACAGCTGCATTGCTAAACAGAATGGACCATTGTAACACTTAACATCTAatggatatatttttattataattgcAAAATTGTAAACACAAATGAGCTAAGTTTCTCCAACCTTTTCACTATAATGGGGTCTCTATTCGCTGAGGAACGTGTATCTGGCTGTAGCCCCCTATTAGTTCTTCCATGAGCTCACACTCTTGTTAAGGTGGGGCCCTAACAGCTCCTCATTGGAGATGTGAAAAAATGAACCCCCCCAGCCCCCGCTACCCCactaaaatgaactaaaacaaaaacacatgctaCTAAAGTTAGCATTTAGTATGAATGGAAAGGAGTGTAAACTGGGGTGACTGAGTCCAAATGAGGCAACGTTTACATAATGCAAGCACGCAGAATGCTTTCTATTTTAGGCAGGATGAATCAGTTCATTTATGCAGATTTTAATTATACAGTTTAActgattatattaaaaaatgtcttcagtAATGGAAGTGGGGGTAGTGGAAATTGTTAATGATAAATGACACTGTCAGTGGCTTGTCGGGAAACTCaactcgcacacacacataactgAATAAACATCCTGTGTGAGGGAGTTCAGGCACTGCTGTGACACTTGTCTATTTGTTTATACTATTAATGTttgtctgttatttttttcccctgtgagAGGaaaaacttctccagtagggcAACTTAAAGTTCTTCTGACAGGATGAGCTGATACAATGGACTGTCAGAGATTCTGGCCCCAGCTGAAGAGGCACAGAAATCACAACTTGACTGATCCT is a window encoding:
- the gja4 gene encoding gap junction alpha-4 protein isoform X2, whose amino-acid sequence is MSRADWSFLEHLLEEGQEYSTAIGRVWLTVLFLFRMLVLGTAAESAWDDEQADFVCNTLQPGCTAVCYDNAFPISHFRYFVLQVIFVSTPTIFFFGYVAVRAGKERRKEDEKQAEEGDAGGRKKGDVQTERGNNDGSTKNEEKEKEKSGGKGRKPDKSSEAPKLKGRLLGAYAFSIILKVLLEVGFIVGLWFLYDGFFIAPKFECSKNPCPHMVDCFVSRPTEKTIFTIYTQVIAVISMFLNIIELVHLLQLAIAYRLKKRSAQQQDYLPWPEREPVQQRTPELQMETSQAYKARVKDKLADTAEKTIQTAR
- the gja4 gene encoding gap junction alpha-4 protein isoform X1, giving the protein MSRADWSFLEHLLEEGQEYSTAIGRVWLTVLFLFRMLVLGTAAESAWDDEQADFVCNTLQPGCTAVCYDNAFPISHFRYFVLQVIFVSTPTIFFFGYVAVRAGKERRKEDEKQAEEGDAGGRKKGDVQTERGNNDGSTKNEEKEKEKSGGKGRKPDKSSEAPKLKGRLLGAYAFSIILKVLLEVGFIVGLWFLYDGFFIAPKFECSKNPCPHMVDCFVSRPTEKTIFTIYTQVIAVISMFLNIIELVHLLQLAIAYRLKKRSAQQQDYLPWPEREPVQQRTPELQMETSQAYKVGSCSNLPMQGQAAHCPNPCESYGDMAIEGNWGTGEAGTDALPSYVNCMGAMRTTHSPRVHYKKHAHHTGKTTKGAHKGHSKQKNYV